In Candidatus Zixiibacteriota bacterium, one genomic interval encodes:
- a CDS encoding PilZ domain-containing protein, with the protein MSETRKYPRYETEDLLMVFNRETDEHIGGLANLTPEGAMIITREPVEISTTAKCRVELPRVILDCDEFVFDAECVWCKKDTTRGWYESGYRLRNISEQDQDLLTYVMLQLMSEQKVAHNTP; encoded by the coding sequence ATGTCCGAAACGCGAAAATACCCCAGATACGAAACCGAGGACCTGCTGATGGTCTTCAATCGGGAAACAGATGAACACATCGGTGGACTGGCCAACCTGACGCCGGAAGGCGCCATGATAATCACCAGGGAACCAGTCGAGATATCAACAACTGCAAAGTGCCGTGTTGAATTGCCCCGAGTTATTCTCGATTGCGATGAATTCGTTTTTGACGCTGAATGCGTTTGGTGCAAGAAAGACACTACCCGCGGTTGGTATGAATCTGGATACAGGCTAAGAAATATCTCGGAACAAGACCAGGATCTTTTGACTTATGTTATGCTTCAGCTAATGTCCGAGCAGAAGGTCGCGCACAACACGCCTTAG
- a CDS encoding MATE family efflux transporter, producing the protein MTKVNLTDTAKKKRADYTEGSIIGSILKMGLPSMFGFLSQNVYSLVDTYWVSKLPIKETGVAAVTFFATILWFFFSFNQLVGPGSVAIISRRYGEQAYHRTEKAIKETLLLKLFFGLIFGVVGFFTVHYMLYLLGARGEALAAGTVYGRIMFLGMGIMYATFSCYTAMRSVANPAMAMILMVASNGLNMVLDPIMMFGWFGLPAMGIEGAAWASVIAYSITFAVGLFLMYGGHTNVRLTLSGRVPVSFESMWKMLKIGIPAWLGSMSFSSARLVITPLIAVFGTEVVAAYGVGNQVTHFGIMILVGIGLGLSALIGHNMGGGKLKRAKKTADQAVLLGIGTMVFFGAVSFLFARPIMQMFFENEVTISYGVTMLKIMALGLPFFGGYMMIEEIHLGVGLNTPAMVMDIIHAWVFQVGPILLFTNILGFDQRAIWWTISIAGALISVVFYIYYRRGRWLTVKV; encoded by the coding sequence GTGACAAAAGTCAACCTGACCGACACCGCAAAGAAGAAGCGGGCCGATTACACCGAAGGCTCCATAATAGGGTCCATCCTCAAAATGGGGTTGCCGTCGATGTTCGGTTTTTTGAGCCAGAACGTTTATTCGTTGGTGGACACCTATTGGGTTTCCAAGTTACCCATAAAAGAGACAGGGGTGGCGGCGGTCACTTTTTTTGCCACCATACTCTGGTTCTTTTTTTCGTTCAACCAATTGGTCGGACCCGGCTCGGTGGCGATTATTTCGCGGCGCTATGGTGAACAAGCGTATCACCGTACCGAGAAAGCGATCAAGGAAACGCTGTTGCTCAAGCTCTTTTTTGGGTTGATCTTTGGTGTTGTCGGCTTTTTCACGGTTCATTACATGCTCTATCTTCTGGGTGCACGAGGGGAAGCGCTCGCAGCCGGGACCGTCTATGGGCGGATCATGTTTCTGGGGATGGGCATCATGTATGCCACTTTTTCATGTTACACCGCCATGCGCTCGGTGGCCAACCCGGCCATGGCGATGATCCTCATGGTGGCCTCCAACGGACTCAACATGGTGCTCGATCCGATTATGATGTTCGGTTGGTTCGGACTGCCGGCGATGGGTATTGAGGGTGCAGCGTGGGCTTCGGTAATCGCATACTCCATTACTTTTGCCGTCGGTCTGTTTTTGATGTATGGGGGTCACACCAATGTGAGGCTGACCCTGAGCGGCAGAGTCCCGGTGTCATTTGAGTCGATGTGGAAGATGCTTAAAATAGGTATTCCGGCCTGGCTGGGGTCGATGTCGTTCTCCAGCGCCCGGCTGGTGATCACGCCGTTGATCGCGGTGTTCGGCACCGAGGTGGTCGCGGCCTATGGGGTAGGCAACCAGGTTACCCATTTCGGTATCATGATCCTTGTGGGCATCGGTCTGGGTTTGTCGGCCTTGATAGGCCACAACATGGGTGGCGGAAAGCTAAAGCGGGCCAAGAAAACGGCCGACCAGGCGGTGCTGTTGGGGATCGGCACCATGGTGTTTTTCGGCGCCGTATCGTTTCTGTTTGCCCGTCCTATTATGCAAATGTTCTTCGAAAACGAAGTGACCATCAGTTACGGAGTCACCATGCTGAAAATCATGGCGCTCGGCCTGCCGTTCTTCGGCGGCTATATGATGATCGAGGAGATTCATCTCGGCGTCGGACTCAACACCCCGGCTATGGTCATGGACATCATTCACGCCTGGGTGTTTCAGGTTGGTCCTATTCTTTTGTTTACCAACATTTTGGGATTTGATCAAAGAGCTATATGGTGGACGATCAGTATTGCCGGCGCCCTTATCTCGGTAGTTTTCTACATTTATTACCGGCGGGGACGCTGGCTGACAGTTAAGGTGTAG